The following is a genomic window from Stenotrophomonas maltophilia.
CCATCGCCAAGGTCTGCTGCTTCATCGCTCGATTCCCGCTATCCAATACATGAGACTATTTTCTCAGGTTTTTGAGACTTGATCAGCGTTGCCCTAAGTGCTTGTCCACGAAGTCGGTGAATCCGTCAATGTCGGCATAGATCGAAACGCCATCAAATCGCCTTGAGTTCGCCGCGCTGAGCAGGGAGAAGTCCAGATCAGAAAGCGGAGGCGTCGGTCGACTGAACTTGAATTCGCCGATAGGGAGCTCGGCCTGTTCATCTTTCCAGAGTTCGATGATGCGCGACTTGGAAATGCCGAGTGCAGCGGCCTCGACGCATGCGGAAATCTGAGCATCGGTCAGCGAAGTGGTGCGGTCCTTGTTGCCGGTCAAGGTAGGCAGTTCAAGCACGGCACGTGCGCCGTGCGTCAGGTAGATGCCTTCAGCCCCTCCATGCCCGGCACACTTGGCCGCCTGATTGGCTGGGGAGCCTAAGAAAAGAGGTTCTCGGCTGGCGCGACGACCATTGTTGACGGCCAACGCCATCCCGCTGTCAATGCCGACACGAACCTGGGCATTGGGGATGTGCGCGTCCGAGTCGCCCGTTTCAGCCAGCACATCGATGGCGAGCTGGGCGATCGCAACCGCGCGCTCGATCCGGGCGCGTTCGTTGGCATCGCCGTACGGCTTGGTCACAACCGCATGCAGCCGCTGGTTGTGAAAGTCCACACGGATGGCATCACTTTCAACGAGGATGCGATGGACGGCGCGGTAGTGCTGATTCAGGAATCGAAGGGCCCGCTTGTGGCAGGTTTCGCCTTCGATGTCAGTGCAGCTAAGCATGTCCGCCAGATTGACGATGTCGATGTAGACATGCGCCCCTTGGACGCGATAGGCGCGATTGACTGGAATATCCACCAGCGAGGTTTCCCGCTTGTAATCGCGGATGTCCACGTCGCGGACTTCGGC
Proteins encoded in this region:
- a CDS encoding adenylate/guanylate cyclase domain-containing protein, whose translation is MGHSWKKDRTKKRIATRYAEVRDVDIRDYKRETSLVDIPVNRAYRVQGAHVYIDIVNLADMLSCTDIEGETCHKRALRFLNQHYRAVHRILVESDAIRVDFHNQRLHAVVTKPYGDANERARIERAVAIAQLAIDVLAETGDSDAHIPNAQVRVGIDSGMALAVNNGRRASREPLFLGSPANQAAKCAGHGGAEGIYLTHGARAVLELPTLTGNKDRTTSLTDAQISACVEAAALGISKSRIIELWKDEQAELPIGEFKFSRPTPPLSDLDFSLLSAANSRRFDGVSIYADIDGFTDFVDKHLGQR